In Mycolicibacterium alvei, a single window of DNA contains:
- a CDS encoding TetR/AcrR family transcriptional regulator yields MARQARSEMTRHKIITAAVGLFNERGYPGTALGDIIARAKLTKGAFYYHFDSKESLAEAIIDEGCGATLATFRAVTESPSPALENTIHALFEVADFTRTDKIARIGVQLLRTFCGINAVATDVYMSWINEITEQLSQAAEDGDLRDNLDFVGTAGVILGSMLGAEAISRATANGTDFRDRVAHTWDLLLPAIVAPDSMGYFREFLARESLRRSQAAG; encoded by the coding sequence ATGGCACGTCAAGCCCGATCCGAGATGACCCGGCACAAGATCATCACCGCGGCCGTCGGCCTGTTCAACGAACGGGGGTATCCGGGGACTGCGCTGGGAGACATCATCGCGCGGGCCAAGCTGACCAAGGGCGCGTTCTACTACCACTTCGATTCCAAGGAATCGCTGGCCGAGGCGATCATCGACGAGGGTTGCGGCGCAACGCTGGCCACCTTCCGGGCCGTCACCGAATCGCCTTCCCCGGCGCTGGAGAACACCATCCACGCACTGTTCGAGGTCGCCGATTTCACGCGTACCGACAAAATCGCCCGCATCGGTGTCCAGCTGCTGCGAACGTTCTGCGGTATCAATGCCGTCGCCACCGACGTCTATATGAGTTGGATCAACGAGATCACCGAGCAATTGAGCCAGGCTGCCGAGGACGGCGATCTCCGGGACAACCTGGACTTCGTGGGCACCGCCGGAGTCATCCTGGGATCCATGCTGGGCGCCGAGGCCATCTCGCGCGCCACAGCGAACGGCACCGACTTTCGCGACCGGGTAGCGCACACCTGGGATCTGCTGTTGCCCGCGATCGTCGCCCCGGATTCGATGGGCTACTTCCGGGAATTCCTGGCGCGGGAATCGCTGCGGCGCTCCCAAGCCGCCGGTTGA
- a CDS encoding PAS domain-containing protein, which yields MDRRQSGQDPQSPMALLQNLPALVVLERFPVPVLAIAEAGTILFANSAFGEMVGRSTEDLMNMPFAGVFHELPAGASAVSVMRAHAGLLVALMHHDGSVVRARMSKSALLRGDDPVALATFQDLTEQLWADEL from the coding sequence GTGGATCGTCGCCAAAGCGGTCAGGACCCCCAATCTCCGATGGCACTGCTGCAGAACCTTCCTGCCCTGGTGGTGCTGGAGAGGTTCCCGGTGCCGGTGTTGGCGATTGCCGAGGCCGGCACCATCCTGTTCGCCAACAGTGCCTTCGGCGAGATGGTGGGTCGCAGCACCGAGGACCTGATGAACATGCCGTTTGCCGGCGTGTTCCACGAGTTGCCGGCCGGTGCTTCGGCGGTCTCGGTGATGCGCGCTCATGCCGGTCTGCTCGTCGCGCTCATGCACCACGACGGGTCGGTCGTGCGGGCCCGGATGAGCAAATCGGCGCTACTGCGCGGTGATGATCCGGTTGCGTTGGCCACGTTCCAGGACCTCACCGAACAGCTGTGGGCCGACGAACTATAG
- a CDS encoding acyl-CoA dehydrogenase family protein, which yields MDLKWSTSDQEFRDEVRDFLATNLTPELRRAGQLMTSVYADHDASMAWQKILHERGWAAPAWPVEHGGCNWSLTQHYIFSRESTLAGAPSLSPMGIRMVAHAIIKFGTQAQKDYFLPGILTGDVFFCQGYSEPEAGSDLAALSMAAVVDEAAGDLICTGSKIWTTHAQEANWMFALVRTTRGAKKQQGITFVLIDMNSPGIEIRPLVMTSGEEVQNQVFFDEVRVPKANVIGTIDDGWTVAKYLLEFERGGGANAPALQVLGDEIAAVAAEQPGPSGGRLIDDPAFSRRLADARLRTDVLEILEYQVLAAVAEGGHPGTASSMLKILSTELSQTLTELSMEAAGPLARAYQPHATFPGGPVADYEPPADGYHSGAPWQAVAPLRYFNDRAGSIYAGSNEIQRNILAKAELGL from the coding sequence ATGGACCTGAAGTGGTCGACGAGCGACCAGGAATTCCGCGACGAGGTTCGCGACTTTCTCGCCACGAATCTGACTCCCGAACTCCGGCGCGCGGGCCAGTTGATGACCAGCGTGTATGCCGATCACGACGCCAGCATGGCCTGGCAGAAGATCCTGCATGAGCGGGGATGGGCAGCCCCGGCGTGGCCGGTGGAACACGGCGGCTGCAACTGGAGCTTGACCCAGCATTACATCTTCAGCCGCGAATCGACCCTGGCCGGTGCCCCGTCACTCTCGCCGATGGGCATCCGCATGGTGGCCCACGCCATCATCAAATTCGGCACGCAGGCGCAGAAGGACTACTTCCTTCCCGGCATCCTGACCGGTGACGTGTTCTTCTGCCAGGGCTACTCCGAGCCCGAGGCCGGCTCGGACCTGGCGGCGCTGTCGATGGCCGCGGTCGTGGATGAAGCGGCCGGGGACCTCATTTGCACCGGCAGCAAGATCTGGACCACCCACGCCCAGGAAGCCAACTGGATGTTCGCGCTGGTACGCACCACCCGGGGCGCCAAGAAGCAGCAGGGCATCACTTTCGTGCTGATCGACATGAACTCCCCCGGCATCGAAATCCGCCCGCTGGTCATGACTTCCGGCGAAGAGGTCCAGAATCAGGTCTTCTTCGACGAGGTCCGGGTACCGAAGGCCAACGTGATCGGCACGATCGACGACGGCTGGACGGTGGCCAAGTACCTGTTGGAATTCGAGCGCGGCGGTGGCGCCAACGCGCCGGCCCTTCAGGTGCTGGGCGACGAGATCGCCGCGGTTGCCGCCGAGCAACCCGGACCGTCCGGTGGCCGGCTCATCGACGACCCGGCATTCAGCCGTCGGCTTGCCGACGCCCGACTCCGCACCGATGTGCTGGAAATCCTGGAGTACCAGGTGCTCGCCGCGGTCGCCGAGGGCGGTCATCCCGGCACGGCATCGTCGATGCTGAAGATCCTGAGCACCGAACTGAGCCAGACATTGACCGAACTGTCGATGGAGGCCGCGGGCCCGCTCGCCCGCGCCTACCAGCCGCACGCCACCTTCCCGGGCGGCCCGGTGGCCGACTACGAACCACCCGCCGACGGCTAT